From a region of the Butyrivibrio sp. AE3004 genome:
- a CDS encoding TraX family protein, with protein sequence MNMNTSFRKLCNSNYLKLIAIIAMTIDHGTDLLFPGFPTEPVPLILHFIGRLTAPIMWFFVCEGYHYTKDVKKYMLRLGIFAAISHFAYCFGFGISLNPLVGGIFNRTSVMYPLFIAVVVLYIEDHMNNWKQWQKKLVQTILILSCFPADWSCIAVLSILAMYSERGNLEKQIIKMIGWVFVYGVVSYLFVSKTYAIELIGVLMVYPVLKLYNGERGKAKWMKWFFYIYYPLHLIIIGIIRVLVYGNVNICL encoded by the coding sequence ATGAACATGAACACATCTTTCAGGAAACTATGCAATTCAAATTACTTAAAACTCATAGCTATTATTGCTATGACAATTGATCATGGAACAGATTTATTGTTCCCCGGATTCCCTACTGAACCTGTGCCGCTCATTCTTCATTTTATTGGCAGGCTGACAGCACCGATCATGTGGTTCTTTGTGTGTGAGGGTTATCATTACACAAAAGATGTTAAGAAATATATGTTAAGGCTAGGGATATTCGCTGCCATATCGCATTTTGCATATTGTTTTGGATTTGGAATAAGCCTTAATCCTCTGGTGGGAGGAATATTTAACAGGACCAGTGTTATGTATCCTCTGTTTATTGCAGTAGTTGTTCTTTATATTGAGGATCACATGAACAACTGGAAGCAGTGGCAGAAAAAACTCGTTCAAACGATACTTATTCTCAGTTGTTTTCCTGCGGATTGGAGCTGTATTGCAGTTCTTTCGATACTTGCCATGTATAGTGAAAGAGGAAATCTTGAAAAACAGATCATCAAAATGATTGGCTGGGTATTTGTATATGGCGTAGTATCGTATCTTTTTGTAAGCAAAACATATGCGATCGAACTCATAGGAGTACTGATGGTGTACCCTGTTCTTAAGCTTTATAACGGAGAGCGCGGAAAAGCAAAGTGGATGAAGTGGTTTTTCTATATATACTATCCGCTGCATCTGATCATAATTGGAATAATCCGTGTTCTTGTATATGGAAATGTCAATATTTGTCTGTAA